Proteins co-encoded in one Candidatus Bathyarchaeota archaeon genomic window:
- a CDS encoding glycosyltransferase family 1 protein: MTEARICYISPLSIHTYRWVEAFTQKNYEITLITDSRTWVAPRIHFIPVYVLPPLTKRTLLKRLLPNMLTITRLLQKIKPDIVNLHVQHYYSPTIILNKLPFILTSWGIEVLTLPDTNIFLKTLAKIAATKAHTIIADAKCLKEIWVQTGVPESKIKVVPFGVDMHLFNPKIDGSIVRDELKIKEDDIVIISNRAFYNNQYNIECLVNAIPLILERHPNVKFILKGAGPLETYLKSLVKKLDVSQHVRFVGLVPYNEMAQYLKASDIYVSTCFVDSTSVSLLEAMACGLPPVVTDIPGNTEWITNGRNGLLYPPKDFAALAEKIVQLIENPTQRKLYGQRCNKIIKQKATWEKSVAEVEKIYKACLEL, encoded by the coding sequence TTGACAGAAGCAAGAATATGCTACATAAGCCCACTTTCAATTCATACCTACCGATGGGTAGAAGCCTTCACTCAAAAGAATTACGAGATAACCCTAATTACCGACTCCAGAACATGGGTCGCACCAAGAATACACTTCATCCCAGTCTATGTACTGCCACCCCTAACCAAAAGGACACTTCTAAAACGCCTCCTTCCAAACATGTTAACAATAACGAGACTTCTGCAAAAAATTAAACCAGACATAGTAAACCTTCACGTTCAGCATTATTACAGCCCAACAATCATCCTAAACAAACTTCCTTTCATACTAACTTCATGGGGAATCGAAGTACTCACGCTTCCAGACACCAACATTTTCCTCAAGACGCTGGCAAAAATCGCCGCTACAAAAGCGCACACAATAATAGCAGACGCAAAGTGCCTCAAAGAAATTTGGGTTCAAACGGGAGTGCCAGAAAGCAAAATAAAAGTAGTTCCCTTCGGCGTAGACATGCATTTGTTCAATCCAAAAATTGATGGAAGCATTGTCCGAGACGAGCTCAAAATAAAGGAAGACGACATTGTAATCATCAGCAATAGAGCATTCTATAACAACCAATATAATATCGAGTGTCTGGTCAACGCAATTCCGTTAATTCTAGAAAGGCATCCAAACGTAAAGTTTATACTCAAAGGAGCTGGCCCGCTAGAAACTTACCTAAAAAGCCTAGTTAAGAAACTAGACGTTTCACAGCACGTTCGGTTCGTTGGTTTAGTACCTTACAACGAAATGGCCCAATATCTAAAAGCATCTGACATATACGTTTCTACATGCTTTGTAGATTCAACCTCTGTTTCGCTGCTTGAAGCCATGGCATGTGGATTGCCACCAGTGGTCACCGACATACCGGGAAACACAGAATGGATCACAAACGGAAGAAACGGCCTTCTCTATCCACCTAAAGACTTCGCAGCGCTAGCAGAAAAGATAGTCCAACTCATAGAAAACCCCACCCAAAGAAAACTATACGGGCAAAGATGCAACAAGATTATAAAACAGAAGGCAACATGGGAAAAAAGTGTTGCAGAAGTTGAAAAAATCTACAAAGCATGCCTCGAACTATAG